The following proteins come from a genomic window of Chlamydiales bacterium:
- a CDS encoding protein kinase: protein MTHEFPSHIGGYRIESLLDRGGMTLLYLGIHPETHQPITIKVLSSKYVSHPEMVDRFMREAEIIALTDHPNIVKIYGNGKWEGGVYIAMEFIQGISLRQMILQEAMSLKRALEVVIQIGYALTHLHVHGIIHRDLKPENILLTAQGGVKVVDFGISQIYTEKINSTKTQLLGTPVYMSPEQIENPLNVDFSIDVYALGIITYELILGRLSHGLVHLSNVPRGLQKLLSKALQPKRKDRFDDIVEFIQEVSAYLNSNELQHDMRGSDYLGELKENLRQAQSILIPPHLPNWQRVNMALSSNCSTALSSVYYDFFEPKEGIYSLVMGESLTTGVQGLLQIAILKGMVHALAHAINTPLDFVSTLNARILDQKNSQSFSFSLLTLYPLQERFSYISCGYSPLWYLPAGGKTPRRLTAENAPLGISNSPEFLEVDSNWNIGDNLTLHTFQAGQAKSIQEIEKDEGRFLNALMETLFLDPQKQVEAIFRKVSQKEERAFFESPITVISIQRET, encoded by the coding sequence GTGACTCATGAGTTTCCAAGCCATATCGGCGGATACAGGATTGAGAGTCTCCTAGATCGAGGTGGGATGACTCTTCTTTATCTTGGTATTCATCCTGAGACCCATCAGCCAATTACCATTAAAGTACTTTCATCTAAGTATGTTTCTCATCCTGAAATGGTAGACCGTTTTATGCGAGAAGCAGAGATTATTGCTCTAACTGATCATCCTAATATTGTGAAAATTTATGGGAATGGTAAGTGGGAAGGAGGAGTGTATATTGCGATGGAATTCATCCAGGGAATTTCTCTCCGTCAAATGATTTTGCAAGAAGCAATGTCATTAAAAAGGGCACTTGAAGTTGTAATTCAAATTGGTTATGCCCTTACACATCTTCATGTCCATGGGATTATTCATCGTGATCTGAAACCAGAAAATATTCTTCTAACAGCTCAAGGAGGAGTAAAAGTAGTAGATTTTGGTATTTCACAGATATATACAGAGAAAATAAATTCTACTAAGACTCAACTTCTTGGCACTCCGGTTTACATGAGTCCTGAGCAAATCGAGAATCCTCTTAATGTAGATTTTTCTATCGATGTATATGCCTTAGGGATTATTACTTATGAACTCATATTAGGGCGTTTATCACATGGATTGGTTCATCTTTCGAATGTTCCACGTGGTTTACAGAAGCTTTTATCGAAAGCACTTCAACCAAAGCGAAAAGATCGATTTGATGATATTGTAGAATTTATTCAAGAAGTTTCAGCTTACTTAAATTCAAATGAACTACAACATGATATGCGTGGCAGTGATTATCTTGGTGAGTTGAAAGAGAATCTTCGACAAGCACAATCAATTTTAATTCCTCCTCATCTTCCCAATTGGCAGCGTGTGAATATGGCGCTTTCCTCGAACTGTAGTACTGCTCTCTCTTCTGTCTATTATGATTTTTTCGAGCCAAAAGAGGGGATCTATAGCCTTGTTATGGGTGAATCCTTAACGACAGGTGTTCAAGGTTTATTACAAATTGCTATATTGAAAGGCATGGTTCATGCTTTGGCTCATGCTATCAACACACCACTCGATTTTGTATCAACATTAAATGCTAGAATTCTTGATCAAAAGAATAGTCAGAGTTTTTCTTTTTCTTTGCTGACTCTATACCCACTACAAGAACGTTTTTCTTACATCTCTTGTGGCTATAGCCCACTCTGGTATTTACCTGCAGGTGGGAAAACTCCTCGTCGTTTAACTGCTGAAAATGCCCCTTTAGGAATTTCAAATTCTCCAGAATTTCTTGAAGTTGATTCGAATTGGAATATTGGAGATAATTTAACTTTGCATACTTTTCAAGCTGGTCAAGCAAAAAGTATTCAGGAAATTGAGAAGGATGAAGGACGATTTTTAAATGCTCTAATGGAGACTCTTTTTTTGGATCCACAAAAACAAGTTGAAGCCATTTTTCGCAAAGTCTCGCAAAAAGAAGAACGAGCTTTTTTTGAATCTCCAATTACTGTAATTAGTATTCAAAGGGAAACATAG
- a CDS encoding type II secretion system protein GspD, whose translation MPFVYGEKYGKSELIGSDTQGSLERPITIIQSSSHPLLRPTLHANDHQLASVSHESHPSFHIQSDGLLAAERKHKNEIKEFSQTNKTSETKTELKGIDFGKYLKPNCDPKREGYTINFEDISILQLIQFISKISGTNFVFDKNDLNFAITIISEDPTSIEDLSAALLQILRIHGLSVVEQGNNILIYKNQNMSKVSTVITDTNIHEACEAAVITRVFRLYNIDPNKIQTIVKPLLSSDAIVEVSVETHHLIVTDMTANVDKIADLLSALDIPNTAFDILEYKVNSAYPSALVSYAREILAPLAGDNPLQIIAQPSSNKIFVVSTPYLNQKAIQVLQALDTADITEIAPDLPSDAMANNNFHMYKLKYQKGQKIADAMKEIGANLQYSGVANLDFVNTIHSLQWLEVNNSIIVTGSSHAIKKIVELLDDLDQPPKQVYIEVLIIDTTLQNSLDFGVQWIALGDEQNKLAYASGLLGNSPPNPNLQGGSIPPGARYIASNPSSQPPLIPNPGRDIPLPVPSSLSGISNIVNQTEAFGFGIIGNILRHHGQSFLTLGALVSALDQEMQTQVVLNPRIMVEDTQSANFFVGENIPYQTTSTVIQQTGSVTQNFQYEDIGIQLQVTPTISPSNVVTIDINQAISNVLSVTTENVIAPQTQKILATTRVHVPDGCFFVMSGHIRDQCTKVNSGIPCLGTLPLIGPLFSRNIEQRSKRNMIMFIRPKVMTVIDDQIKLTNQEGYQYNFDTDPSSLQESCCEQAPECEVYPPMNPIH comes from the coding sequence ATGCCATTTGTGTATGGTGAAAAATATGGCAAATCTGAACTGATTGGATCAGATACACAAGGATCTCTAGAAAGACCGATCACAATTATTCAATCCTCTTCTCATCCTTTATTGCGACCAACTCTTCATGCAAATGATCATCAATTAGCTTCGGTTTCCCATGAATCTCATCCTTCATTCCACATTCAATCGGATGGATTGTTAGCTGCAGAAAGAAAGCATAAAAATGAAATTAAAGAATTCAGTCAGACAAATAAAACTTCAGAAACTAAAACTGAGCTTAAAGGAATAGATTTTGGTAAATATCTGAAACCTAATTGCGATCCTAAGAGAGAAGGATATACGATTAATTTTGAAGATATTTCTATCCTTCAACTGATCCAGTTTATTAGTAAAATTTCTGGGACAAATTTTGTATTTGATAAGAATGATTTAAATTTCGCAATTACGATTATTTCTGAAGACCCAACATCCATAGAAGATCTTTCTGCAGCATTGCTCCAGATTTTAAGAATTCACGGTCTTTCAGTTGTAGAACAAGGGAACAATATTTTGATTTATAAAAATCAAAATATGTCAAAAGTCTCTACAGTGATTACTGATACAAATATTCATGAAGCATGTGAGGCAGCAGTGATCACTCGTGTTTTTCGACTCTACAATATTGATCCAAACAAGATTCAAACAATTGTAAAACCCCTCCTATCTTCTGATGCGATTGTTGAGGTTTCTGTTGAAACACATCATTTGATTGTTACAGATATGACAGCAAATGTTGATAAGATTGCAGATCTTCTTTCCGCTCTTGATATCCCAAATACAGCTTTTGATATTCTCGAATATAAAGTTAATAGTGCTTATCCTAGTGCTCTTGTGAGTTATGCACGAGAAATATTAGCTCCTTTAGCTGGGGATAACCCCTTGCAAATCATTGCTCAGCCTTCTTCAAACAAAATATTTGTGGTTTCTACTCCTTATTTAAATCAAAAAGCTATTCAAGTTTTACAAGCTTTAGACACTGCAGATATCACAGAAATTGCTCCAGATTTGCCTTCAGATGCAATGGCAAATAATAATTTTCACATGTATAAATTAAAATATCAAAAAGGACAGAAGATTGCTGATGCAATGAAAGAGATTGGCGCAAATTTACAATATTCTGGTGTCGCGAATTTAGATTTTGTTAATACTATTCATAGTCTGCAATGGTTAGAGGTAAATAATTCGATCATTGTCACTGGCTCTAGTCATGCCATTAAAAAAATTGTTGAATTGCTAGATGATCTAGATCAACCTCCTAAGCAAGTTTATATCGAAGTCTTAATTATCGATACAACTTTACAGAATTCGCTTGATTTTGGTGTTCAATGGATTGCCTTGGGTGATGAGCAGAATAAGCTTGCATATGCTTCAGGTTTATTAGGCAATTCACCTCCAAATCCAAATCTTCAAGGAGGATCAATTCCTCCTGGAGCTCGTTATATCGCATCGAACCCCTCTTCCCAGCCTCCTCTAATTCCCAACCCTGGACGCGATATTCCACTTCCAGTACCTTCTTCTCTTTCCGGAATCAGTAATATCGTCAATCAAACAGAAGCATTTGGATTTGGAATTATTGGGAATATTCTTCGTCATCATGGACAATCATTTTTGACATTAGGAGCACTAGTGAGTGCTCTCGATCAAGAGATGCAAACCCAAGTAGTACTTAATCCACGAATTATGGTTGAAGATACACAGTCAGCAAATTTCTTTGTTGGAGAGAATATTCCCTACCAGACTACTAGCACTGTGATTCAGCAAACTGGATCAGTGACACAAAACTTTCAATACGAAGATATAGGGATTCAACTTCAAGTGACTCCAACAATTTCACCTAGTAATGTTGTGACGATTGATATTAATCAAGCCATTTCTAATGTACTTTCTGTGACAACAGAAAATGTGATTGCACCTCAGACACAAAAAATTCTTGCGACCACTCGTGTTCATGTTCCTGATGGTTGTTTTTTTGTTATGAGTGGTCATATTCGAGATCAGTGTACAAAAGTAAACTCTGGGATTCCTTGTTTGGGGACATTACCTCTTATTGGTCCACTTTTTTCACGTAATATTGAGCAACGTAGTAAACGAAATATGATTATGTTTATTCGTCCAAAAGTGATGACTGTAATTGACGATCAGATTAAATTAACTAATCAAGAAGGCTATCAATATAACTTTGATACAGATCCCTCATCATTGCAAGAATCCTGTTGTGAACAAGCTCCCGAATGCGAGGTCTATCCTCCCATGAATCCAATACATTAA
- a CDS encoding UvrB/UvrC motif-containing protein: MPERPLDCTECKKPISVHYIEIIQEKVTRTGMCLNCPHLEKRLHGNTSHNTQDKKEKMADLVCGNCGTSLEAIRMGHLLGCSDCYNVFAEILVDDLFKEKRVSRHLNPSKKGQPLHIGRVQGEMTGISPTLRLITLNEAIDEMLIKEDYEQAALLRDQIRALKQKVEDEKTSE, from the coding sequence ATGCCTGAACGACCATTAGATTGCACCGAGTGTAAAAAGCCAATTTCTGTCCATTATATTGAAATCATTCAAGAAAAAGTCACACGTACAGGGATGTGTTTGAATTGTCCCCATCTTGAAAAACGATTACATGGAAATACATCTCACAATACTCAAGATAAAAAAGAAAAAATGGCAGACCTTGTATGTGGAAATTGTGGAACATCCTTAGAAGCGATTCGTATGGGCCATCTTCTTGGATGTTCAGATTGTTATAATGTCTTTGCTGAAATTCTTGTTGATGATTTATTTAAGGAAAAACGTGTCTCTCGCCACCTTAATCCAAGTAAGAAAGGTCAGCCTCTGCATATTGGAAGAGTCCAAGGAGAAATGACTGGCATTAGTCCAACCTTACGTTTAATTACTTTAAACGAAGCAATTGATGAAATGTTAATAAAAGAAGATTACGAACAAGCTGCTTTACTAAGAGATCAAATCCGTGCATTAAAGCAGAAGGTAGAAGATGAAAAAACATCGGAGTGA
- the frr gene encoding ribosome recycling factor, whose product MDVMSDIRKKMEGAVDHLKYELNSLRTGRANPAILDNVYATVYGTKMRIKDLATISVPEPRQILISPFDINNLHPIAKGIELANLNLQPIVDGNIIRMQLPEMNQAAREEMVKQARRKREAAKISIRNVRREGNELIKKQKTDGDLPEDRMKKLEKNIQELTDQCCKEADKITETKEKEIITI is encoded by the coding sequence ATGGATGTCATGTCAGATATTCGAAAAAAAATGGAAGGGGCAGTTGATCATCTTAAATATGAGCTCAACTCTCTCAGAACAGGTCGAGCAAATCCAGCTATTTTAGACAATGTTTATGCTACAGTTTATGGTACGAAGATGCGAATCAAAGATCTTGCAACTATCTCAGTACCTGAGCCACGTCAAATTCTCATCTCTCCTTTTGATATAAATAACCTGCATCCTATTGCAAAAGGCATTGAGCTAGCTAATCTTAATCTACAGCCAATTGTTGATGGAAATATCATAAGAATGCAGCTACCTGAAATGAACCAAGCAGCTAGAGAAGAGATGGTCAAACAGGCACGACGAAAGCGTGAGGCTGCAAAAATATCCATTCGCAACGTTCGTCGCGAAGGTAACGAGTTGATAAAAAAACAAAAAACAGATGGAGATCTTCCTGAAGATCGGATGAAAAAGTTGGAAAAAAATATTCAAGAACTCACCGATCAATGTTGTAAAGAAGCTGACAAAATCACTGAAACAAAAGAAAAAGAAATCATTACAATTTAA